The following are from one region of the candidate division WOR-3 bacterium genome:
- a CDS encoding glycosyltransferase family 39 protein: protein MTPETVPVPTSSHAPLYPFFLAFFYKFKITPLTYFLIMIIQAGFSLSTVYLISKTARHFYGENTARIVEFFCGLYPPLIYYCAKLVPTTIFLLLLAWTIYRLLQAEEKMLRYYLLTGFILGLAILCDPIAFVFYPAIFFWFLFSKKINFFRILVISIASIILLTPWTIRNYKIHHRFVPVTTQFGINFWIGNNPQATGTDYFKVLAPEKEDYILMTATLPPPLLDSLNSCSEIERSEYYSRQALEFIKNNPLKFICLLVKKTYYYFWFAPSSIYFSPDLEKYRSIYILLYIPLLITGLAGIFLSVKNHKDISLVLTVLGLIAGLYIFTHVGLIRYRLPVELYLLLFSGYLVAHFRRETA, encoded by the coding sequence TTGACTCCAGAAACCGTACCCGTCCCTACTTCATCCCATGCCCCACTTTATCCATTCTTCTTGGCCTTTTTTTATAAATTTAAAATCACACCCCTCACATACTTTCTCATCATGATAATCCAAGCGGGATTTTCGTTATCCACGGTATACCTGATTTCTAAAACTGCCCGACATTTTTACGGAGAAAATACCGCCAGAATCGTCGAATTTTTTTGTGGACTTTATCCTCCCTTGATCTACTACTGCGCGAAACTGGTCCCGACCACAATTTTTTTGCTCCTGCTCGCCTGGACTATCTACCGTTTGCTCCAAGCCGAAGAAAAAATGCTGCGCTATTACTTATTAACGGGTTTCATCCTGGGTCTAGCAATTCTGTGTGACCCAATAGCATTCGTATTTTATCCCGCGATCTTTTTCTGGTTCCTTTTTTCCAAAAAAATAAACTTTTTCCGGATTTTGGTTATCTCAATTGCCTCCATAATACTCCTGACCCCCTGGACAATCAGAAATTATAAAATCCACCACCGCTTCGTCCCTGTCACCACTCAATTCGGGATCAATTTCTGGATTGGCAATAATCCCCAGGCTACCGGAACTGATTACTTCAAGGTGCTTGCACCCGAAAAAGAGGATTATATATTGATGACCGCTACCCTCCCGCCTCCTCTCCTGGACAGTTTAAATTCCTGCTCCGAAATTGAACGGAGTGAGTATTATTCACGCCAGGCCCTGGAATTTATCAAAAACAATCCCTTAAAATTTATTTGCCTGTTGGTCAAAAAAACCTATTATTATTTCTGGTTTGCCCCTTCAAGTATCTATTTTTCCCCGGACCTTGAAAAATACCGTAGTATATACATCCTTTTATACATCCCCTTACTTATCACCGGGCTTGCTGGCATCTTCTTATCAGTCAAAAATCATAAAGATATCTCACTTGTGCTCACTGTCCTCGGTTTAATAGCCGGTTTGTACATCTTCACCCATGTCGGATTAATAAGATACCGCCTGCCAGTAGAACTATATTTACTGCTCTTCAGTGGTTATCTGGTAGCGCATTTTCGCCGTGAAACTGCCTGA
- the rpsT gene encoding 30S ribosomal protein S20 gives MPGKKRSRSVLKNIRKSRRRYLENLKKKKTLKAAIKKIRKAQSKEEAQKIYPEVQSIIDKSVQDGIIKKNTAARYKARLAKFIATKLA, from the coding sequence ATGCCAGGAAAGAAGAGATCAAGATCGGTTCTTAAAAATATCCGCAAATCGCGGCGGCGGTATCTGGAAAATTTAAAAAAGAAGAAGACCTTGAAGGCGGCAATCAAAAAAATCCGGAAGGCGCAATCAAAGGAAGAAGCCCAGAAGATCTACCCGGAGGTGCAGTCAATAATTGACAAATCTGTTCAGGATGGGATAATAAAGAAGAATACGGCAGCCCGCTATAAGGCGCGATTGGCAAAATTTATTGCTACAAAGCTCGCTTAA
- a CDS encoding RtcB family protein, with product MAWQGELIKLDEYRYKIPRSHKPGMKTDGIIYASSKMLEKIKEDEAPEQVANVATLPGIVGYSLAMPDIHWGYGFAIGGVAAFDIKEGIISPGGVGYDINCGVRLLTTNLKYEEIKDKLKELVRAIFENVPSGVGSTGKIRIDDREVKEVMLYGAQWALKKGYGWKRDIEKIEENGMLKGANPDKVSKRAIERGRPQLGTLGAGNHFLEIQIVEDIYDPAAAKVMGIYEVGQITVMIHTGSRGLGYQICDDNVKVLGNAVRKYGINIPDRQLACAPIDSPEGRSYFEQMACAANYAWANRQCIMHWVREAFEKVLGKKAEDLGMELVYDVAHNIAKFEEHKINGEIKKLCVHRKGATRAFAAGHKDIPEVYKKIGQPVLIPGDMGSHSYLLLGTEQAMQETFGSTCHGAGRLLSRTKALDVTRGRRIDKELEAKGIYVLCASNEVLREEVPEAYKDIDMVVEAVVGAGISSKVARMRPLGVVKG from the coding sequence ATGGCGTGGCAAGGCGAATTGATTAAACTTGATGAATATCGCTATAAGATTCCCCGAAGTCATAAACCGGGAATGAAGACAGATGGGATTATTTATGCATCCTCAAAGATGTTAGAAAAGATTAAAGAAGATGAAGCACCCGAACAGGTGGCGAATGTTGCTACCCTACCGGGTATCGTTGGTTACTCACTCGCCATGCCCGATATCCACTGGGGGTATGGTTTTGCCATTGGAGGGGTTGCAGCATTTGATATCAAGGAGGGAATTATCTCACCGGGTGGAGTGGGTTATGACATAAACTGCGGGGTGCGGCTATTGACGACCAATTTGAAATATGAAGAGATAAAAGATAAACTCAAAGAATTGGTACGGGCAATTTTTGAGAATGTTCCTTCCGGAGTCGGTTCAACCGGAAAGATAAGGATCGATGATCGGGAGGTAAAAGAGGTTATGCTTTATGGTGCACAATGGGCATTGAAAAAAGGTTATGGCTGGAAACGGGATATTGAAAAAATAGAGGAAAACGGAATGTTAAAGGGGGCGAATCCAGATAAAGTTTCTAAAAGAGCAATTGAAAGAGGAAGACCCCAACTGGGGACTTTGGGTGCTGGAAATCATTTTTTAGAAATTCAAATTGTGGAAGATATCTATGATCCAGCAGCGGCAAAGGTGATGGGGATTTATGAGGTAGGTCAGATAACAGTAATGATTCATACCGGTTCCCGGGGGCTTGGTTATCAAATATGCGATGACAATGTGAAAGTCCTGGGCAATGCTGTGCGGAAATACGGCATAAACATTCCGGATCGGCAACTTGCCTGTGCCCCGATTGATTCACCTGAAGGTAGGTCATATTTTGAGCAGATGGCCTGTGCTGCTAATTATGCTTGGGCAAACCGGCAATGTATCATGCATTGGGTGCGGGAGGCATTTGAAAAAGTTTTGGGTAAAAAGGCTGAGGACTTGGGTATGGAACTGGTTTATGATGTAGCACACAATATTGCCAAGTTTGAAGAGCACAAAATAAACGGCGAAATAAAAAAATTGTGTGTCCACCGCAAGGGGGCGACACGCGCATTTGCCGCCGGACATAAGGACATTCCTGAGGTCTATAAAAAGATCGGACAACCAGTTTTAATCCCTGGGGATATGGGTTCCCATTCATATCTTCTTCTGGGAACCGAACAGGCGATGCAAGAGACTTTTGGATCCACCTGTCATGGCGCGGGTCGACTACTCTCGCGAACCAAGGCGCTCGATGTTACCCGAGGCCGGCGGATAGATAAAGAACTTGAGGCGAAGGGGATATATGTACTTTGCGCCTCAAACGAGGTTTTAAGAGAAGAAGTCCCCGAGGCATACAAAGATATTGATATGGTAGTTGAAGCCGTAGTCGGAGCAGGAATTTCAAGCAAGGTCGCCCGGATGAGGCCGTTGGGGGTAGTGAAAGGATAG
- a CDS encoding TldD/PmbA family protein: protein MIERLKSLLSKIGADYADLRYEIKTETKVIFSGREITEVSACPADGYVLRVLKNKALATITFTREEDFEKALKKVLNNAEIMAGNDCVPVEFATVPIIKDKFIPQLDEDPEKITLEEKIGLTRHYNEIVYKVPKIIHTEIGYNEVIREKCFVNTEGTEIIEKLVTTRISGSILSSDGRIIQTVRVGIGGSNGFANLRNRDEQFLKKAEIASKLLSAQPVKAGAYNVILNPHLAGVFTHEAFGHFSEADLIENNPTMREKMKLGAKLGAEILNIIDDPTLPGQLGYYKYDDEGVAAKPVPLLKNGILVGRLHSRRTAHAFNEAPNGHCVAEDYRYAPIIRMGTIFIQPADKSFEELLTILGDGLYLCDAMGGQTSGENFTFAAQYGYIVKNGKLTDMVRDINISGNLYGTLNNIQAIGNDLKLGEVGGCGKGQMNIRSCYGAPHIMVKNAVIGGV from the coding sequence ATGATAGAACGTTTAAAATCGTTGCTTTCAAAAATAGGTGCGGATTATGCGGATTTAAGATATGAAATTAAGACAGAGACAAAGGTAATATTTTCTGGTCGAGAGATAACTGAAGTGAGTGCCTGCCCAGCGGATGGTTATGTATTACGGGTGCTCAAAAATAAAGCCCTCGCGACGATAACCTTTACCCGGGAAGAGGATTTTGAAAAGGCACTAAAGAAGGTCTTAAACAATGCCGAAATCATGGCGGGAAACGATTGTGTGCCGGTGGAATTTGCGACGGTTCCGATTATCAAGGATAAATTCATACCTCAACTGGATGAGGATCCGGAGAAGATAACGCTGGAAGAGAAGATCGGATTGACCCGACACTATAATGAGATTGTTTACAAGGTTCCAAAGATCATCCATACCGAAATCGGCTATAATGAGGTGATAAGGGAGAAATGTTTTGTGAACACCGAAGGCACGGAAATAATTGAAAAACTGGTGACTACCAGAATTTCCGGTTCAATACTCAGCAGCGATGGAAGAATCATCCAGACTGTAAGGGTAGGTATTGGGGGGAGCAATGGGTTTGCCAATCTAAGAAATCGGGATGAGCAATTTCTGAAGAAAGCCGAGATTGCGAGTAAATTATTATCGGCACAGCCGGTAAAGGCAGGTGCCTACAATGTAATACTCAATCCACACCTTGCCGGAGTTTTTACCCATGAGGCATTTGGACATTTTTCCGAAGCCGACCTGATTGAGAACAATCCGACGATGCGGGAAAAGATGAAACTTGGAGCGAAACTCGGTGCCGAGATTTTGAATATTATCGATGATCCAACGCTACCTGGCCAGTTAGGATACTACAAGTATGATGACGAAGGGGTGGCAGCAAAACCGGTTCCATTATTGAAAAACGGAATCTTGGTAGGCCGACTTCACTCCCGGCGCACCGCCCACGCCTTCAACGAGGCGCCCAATGGTCACTGTGTCGCTGAGGATTATCGCTATGCACCAATCATCCGGATGGGAACAATCTTTATCCAACCTGCGGATAAATCATTTGAAGAATTATTGACAATCCTGGGGGATGGACTTTATCTCTGTGATGCCATGGGCGGCCAAACGAGCGGCGAGAATTTTACCTTTGCTGCCCAGTATGGATATATTGTTAAAAATGGTAAGTTGACTGATATGGTCCGGGATATAAATATCTCCGGTAATCTCTATGGGACGCTGAATAATATTCAAGCGATTGGCAATGATCTCAAACTTGGTGAAGTTGGTGGGTGTGGAAAGGGTCAGATGAATATCCGTTCCTGTTATGGTGCTCCCCACATAATGGTGAAAAATGCCGTGATCGGAGGTGTCTAA
- a CDS encoding metallopeptidase TldD-related protein codes for MKEIVAELKKNVEQVELYHYQTVQNEVVFQDGKLNGLEGAIQSGYSIRIVKDNMLGFAYTKTLTNPALLLESALNSLKAGTKTNLRFPTNLESKNLNNYDPRIEDTTTKQVVDECQRVVEILKSSLDAKIDIRVNYGTEKIVIINSQGTELSENFSGYVFALALVFPNTAGGLHYLFWSKSFAPVPESELNNLITMYQKGLNETKIESGKMKVLFLPTTLYALLWRLQSGTAGNNIYYKKSPLVNKVGEKIFSEKLTIYDDPLNEEYPTARSFDDEGVPTKKLMIVEKGVLRNFYYDLFYADKMGVESTGNGYKGAMWGGEFAALKPAPTLAHLFIEPGRKSWEELIGLMDRGIIVGGVLGAHSGNIPNGDFSIGIEPCFYVEKGEIIGRVKNAMIAGNIYNVMKNVVEIENTLHPSFIAGKALPAILFDEIMVVSG; via the coding sequence ATGAAGGAAATAGTTGCGGAGTTGAAAAAGAATGTGGAACAGGTAGAACTTTATCATTATCAGACAGTTCAGAATGAGGTAGTCTTTCAGGATGGTAAATTGAATGGACTGGAAGGGGCGATTCAATCCGGATACTCAATAAGGATTGTCAAGGATAACATGCTTGGTTTTGCCTATACCAAGACATTGACCAACCCCGCCCTTTTATTGGAGAGTGCCTTAAACTCACTAAAAGCCGGGACCAAGACCAATCTAAGGTTTCCTACTAATCTGGAAAGCAAAAATCTTAACAATTATGACCCCCGAATAGAAGATACCACCACCAAGCAGGTCGTCGATGAATGCCAACGAGTTGTTGAGATATTAAAATCCAGTCTCGATGCTAAAATTGATATAAGAGTGAATTACGGAACTGAGAAAATTGTGATTATAAATAGCCAAGGGACCGAACTCTCCGAGAACTTCTCAGGATATGTTTTTGCTCTGGCACTGGTATTCCCCAATACGGCAGGTGGCCTCCATTACCTTTTTTGGTCTAAAAGTTTTGCCCCAGTCCCTGAGAGCGAACTAAATAACCTCATTACAATGTATCAAAAAGGATTGAATGAGACAAAGATTGAGAGTGGTAAGATGAAGGTTTTGTTCTTGCCCACCACGCTTTATGCCTTGCTCTGGCGTCTGCAGAGTGGCACAGCCGGGAACAACATTTATTACAAAAAATCACCGTTGGTAAATAAAGTGGGCGAGAAGATCTTCAGCGAGAAATTGACGATTTACGACGACCCATTAAACGAGGAATATCCTACTGCCCGCAGTTTTGATGATGAAGGGGTCCCGACCAAAAAGTTGATGATTGTAGAAAAAGGCGTCTTGAGAAATTTCTATTATGATCTGTTTTATGCGGATAAGATGGGGGTGGAATCTACAGGCAATGGTTATAAAGGTGCTATGTGGGGAGGTGAATTCGCCGCTTTAAAACCAGCGCCGACACTTGCTCATCTCTTCATTGAACCGGGGAGAAAGAGTTGGGAAGAGTTGATTGGATTGATGGACCGGGGGATAATTGTTGGAGGTGTGCTCGGTGCCCATAGTGGTAACATACCAAATGGGGACTTTTCCATCGGCATCGAACCTTGCTTCTATGTAGAGAAGGGTGAGATAATCGGTCGGGTAAAGAATGCGATGATTGCGGGAAACATTTACAATGTGATGAAAAATGTGGTAGAAATAGAGAATACCCTCCATCCTTCCTTTATAGCCGGTAAGGCACTTCCGGCGATATTATTTGATGAAATAATGGTGGTAAGCGGTTAG
- the uvrC gene encoding excinuclease ABC subunit UvrC, with translation MEKKIAEKIAQTAEAPGVYIFKDGKNRPLYIGKARNLKNRLNTYLKNPDLRITSIIKNASDIDIIITNSETEALTLEESLIKLHKPKYNIRLKDDKKFPYLKITIQEEYPRIFFTRDLKPDGSLIFGPYTSAKALRQTRDALCKIFKIASCNKDFSKPLARPCLSAYIGRCSAPCVRKITREEYQILVQKAVKFLKGESDELARAIEEQMWEHARKENFEAAKILRDELFALRRITQRQQIVTNDGVNRDVIGFARSGVHCMACLFRIRENRLISKELYHLTIPKNEIEENIISAFIRLIYTHISFLPEEIIVAKEPSDWEIQKRWFEEKNKPVRLVIPTQPELKNLLEWAEKNAETELAGVVISKRTPTPIIELQNILQLEKPPRWIEAFDISNLKEKFAVGASVAFLDGKPCKKLYRHYRIKRVEGQNDFAMIKEIVARRLDDIKSSQKIPDLLLIDGGKAQQNAARDVIKEIELPIPVFAIAKRSDQLYYPDGRVISIPTLSRSLVLLKRIRDEAHRFAITYHRKIRSQGVITSALDHIPGIGKKRKITLLRYFGSVEEIKKAAADDIARVPGIGKKIAQIIYEALHQ, from the coding sequence GTGGAAAAGAAGATTGCAGAAAAAATCGCGCAGACCGCTGAAGCTCCAGGAGTTTATATCTTTAAAGATGGAAAAAATAGGCCACTGTATATTGGCAAGGCGCGGAATCTCAAAAATCGCCTTAACACCTATTTGAAAAATCCAGACCTGCGGATAACATCAATAATTAAAAACGCTTCCGATATAGATATAATTATCACCAATTCCGAGACCGAGGCGCTAACCCTTGAGGAGTCTTTAATCAAACTCCATAAGCCAAAATACAACATCCGGTTGAAGGACGATAAGAAATTTCCATATTTGAAGATCACAATCCAGGAAGAATACCCCCGAATATTTTTTACCCGGGATTTAAAACCAGATGGTTCGCTTATTTTCGGTCCATATACCAGTGCCAAGGCATTGCGTCAAACTCGGGATGCCCTCTGTAAGATTTTCAAAATCGCTTCCTGTAATAAGGATTTTTCAAAACCCTTGGCGCGACCCTGTCTTTCGGCCTATATCGGTCGATGTAGTGCCCCTTGTGTGAGAAAGATAACCCGGGAAGAGTATCAAATTCTGGTTCAAAAGGCGGTAAAATTTCTCAAAGGTGAGTCTGATGAACTCGCACGGGCGATTGAAGAGCAGATGTGGGAGCATGCAAGGAAGGAGAATTTTGAGGCTGCGAAGATTTTAAGAGATGAACTCTTTGCGCTCCGACGCATTACCCAACGCCAGCAGATTGTGACCAACGATGGAGTAAACCGGGATGTGATTGGATTTGCCCGGAGTGGTGTCCATTGCATGGCTTGTCTTTTCCGTATCCGGGAAAATCGCTTGATTTCCAAAGAACTATACCATCTCACCATTCCGAAAAACGAAATTGAGGAGAATATCATTTCTGCATTCATCCGTCTTATCTATACCCATATCTCCTTCCTTCCCGAAGAGATAATCGTAGCAAAAGAACCGAGTGACTGGGAGATCCAGAAACGATGGTTTGAAGAAAAAAATAAACCGGTGCGCTTGGTAATTCCGACGCAACCAGAATTAAAAAACTTGCTCGAATGGGCGGAAAAGAATGCTGAGACAGAACTTGCCGGAGTTGTGATATCAAAAAGAACACCCACACCCATAATAGAACTCCAGAATATCCTCCAATTAGAAAAACCTCCGAGATGGATTGAGGCATTTGACATTTCGAACCTGAAAGAGAAATTTGCCGTGGGAGCATCGGTCGCTTTTCTGGATGGCAAACCATGCAAAAAGTTATACCGTCACTACCGGATAAAAAGAGTAGAGGGTCAGAATGATTTTGCGATGATAAAAGAGATCGTTGCCCGGCGGCTTGATGATATAAAGTCAAGCCAGAAAATCCCGGATTTATTGTTGATCGACGGTGGTAAAGCCCAGCAGAATGCCGCACGGGATGTTATAAAAGAGATCGAGCTACCCATTCCGGTCTTTGCCATCGCCAAACGGAGTGATCAGTTGTATTATCCTGATGGCAGGGTCATTTCAATTCCTACCCTTTCCCGAAGCCTCGTGTTGTTAAAAAGAATCCGAGATGAAGCCCATAGATTTGCCATTACCTATCATCGGAAAATACGCAGCCAGGGAGTTATCACCTCAGCCCTTGATCATATCCCGGGCATCGGTAAAAAAAGAAAAATTACTTTATTGAGATACTTTGGGAGTGTTGAGGAAATAAAAAAGGCTGCCGCCGATGATATTGCCCGGGTCCCGGGAATTGGTAAAAAAATTGCCCAGATCATCTATGAGGCACTCCATCAATAA
- a CDS encoding phosphoenolpyruvate carboxykinase (GTP) produces the protein MANNDLKFLEEKVGKEGFERLKKIDNPALHEFLAKYLKLCNPDRVFVCTDTDEDFAYIRETALKNGEERKLAIPGHTIHFDNYGDQGRDKKNTGILLPKGKILDEAIETKDRDTALADIHEILKDIMKGKEAFICFFCLGPTNSIFSIPAVQLTDSSYVAHSEIILYRPGYQEFVKQGRNARFFKFVHSQGELDERKTSKNLDKRRIYIDLEEDIVYSANTQYGGNTIGLKKLAMRLAINRGSKEGWLTEHMLVMRINGPNNRKTYFLGAFPSLCGKTSTAMLEGENIVGDDIAYLRKIDGVVRAVNVEKGMFGIIQGVNSKDDKYQWEALHTPGEVIFSNVLVTPEGYVHWIGKDGEIPERGENHSGEWYKGKKDANGKEIPVSHPNARFTIELRMFKNLDLEALHDPMGVEVGAIVYGGRDSDTWVPVEEAFDWAHGIITKGASLESETTAATLGKEGVREFNLMSNLDFLSIPISKYIEANLRFADGLRKVPKIFGVNYFLKDKDGKFLNEKTDKRVWYKWMELRVHDDVKALKTPTGLIPEYEDLKRLFKQVLNKDYSFEDYTKQFTVRIPEHLAKIDRIVNIYKTKVIDPPKILFDILEEQRKRLLEYQKKYGDYIKPEQLK, from the coding sequence ATGGCAAATAATGACCTGAAATTTTTGGAAGAAAAGGTGGGCAAGGAAGGTTTTGAGCGCCTGAAAAAGATTGATAATCCGGCCTTGCACGAATTTCTGGCGAAATATCTTAAGCTTTGCAATCCGGATCGGGTTTTTGTGTGTACGGATACGGATGAGGATTTTGCATATATAAGAGAGACCGCGCTCAAAAACGGAGAAGAGCGAAAATTAGCCATCCCCGGTCATACCATCCATTTTGATAATTATGGTGACCAGGGCAGGGATAAAAAGAATACTGGAATATTGTTACCTAAAGGGAAGATACTCGATGAGGCGATTGAAACCAAGGACCGGGATACGGCCTTAGCCGATATCCACGAAATACTGAAAGACATCATGAAGGGCAAAGAGGCATTTATCTGCTTTTTCTGCCTCGGTCCCACCAATTCTATCTTCTCCATTCCAGCGGTGCAATTAACCGATTCCAGCTACGTGGCACATAGCGAAATCATTCTTTACCGTCCAGGTTATCAGGAATTCGTAAAACAGGGTAGAAACGCCCGGTTTTTCAAATTTGTGCACTCCCAAGGCGAACTTGATGAGCGGAAGACTAGCAAAAATCTCGACAAAAGAAGGATATATATTGATTTGGAAGAGGATATTGTGTACAGCGCTAATACCCAGTATGGTGGTAATACGATTGGCTTGAAAAAACTTGCGATGCGGCTGGCAATAAATCGAGGTTCCAAGGAGGGCTGGCTTACTGAGCATATGCTGGTGATGCGGATAAACGGACCCAATAATCGAAAGACCTACTTCTTAGGCGCCTTCCCGTCACTTTGTGGTAAGACTTCAACCGCGATGCTTGAAGGTGAAAATATTGTGGGTGATGATATTGCCTATCTCCGAAAAATAGACGGCGTGGTCCGAGCAGTGAATGTTGAAAAAGGAATGTTTGGCATCATCCAGGGAGTCAACTCCAAAGACGATAAGTATCAATGGGAGGCACTCCATACCCCGGGTGAGGTCATCTTTTCCAATGTGCTCGTCACACCCGAAGGTTATGTCCACTGGATTGGTAAGGATGGTGAGATTCCTGAAAGGGGCGAGAACCATTCCGGAGAATGGTACAAAGGGAAAAAAGATGCGAATGGTAAAGAGATTCCGGTATCCCATCCGAATGCCCGTTTCACGATTGAGCTAAGAATGTTTAAAAATTTGGATCTCGAAGCACTACATGACCCGATGGGTGTGGAGGTGGGAGCGATCGTCTACGGTGGTCGCGATTCGGATACTTGGGTACCAGTGGAAGAGGCGTTTGATTGGGCCCATGGTATCATCACCAAAGGGGCATCTCTGGAATCCGAGACCACCGCTGCTACCTTAGGGAAAGAAGGAGTACGGGAGTTCAATCTGATGTCTAATTTGGATTTTCTATCCATTCCAATAAGCAAATATATTGAAGCGAATTTAAGATTTGCTGATGGTTTGAGGAAGGTGCCAAAGATCTTTGGAGTGAATTACTTTTTGAAGGATAAGGATGGAAAATTCCTGAATGAAAAGACCGATAAGCGGGTCTGGTATAAATGGATGGAGCTTAGGGTTCATGATGATGTTAAGGCGCTAAAGACACCTACCGGTTTGATTCCGGAATATGAAGATTTGAAAAGACTCTTCAAACAGGTTCTCAATAAAGATTATTCGTTTGAGGATTACACAAAGCAATTTACTGTCCGCATTCCTGAACATCTCGCCAAGATTGACCGGATTGTAAATATCTATAAAACCAAGGTCATTGACCCACCGAAGATTTTATTTGATATCCTTGAGGAACAGCGGAAAAGATTGCTGGAGTACCAGAAAAAATACGGGGATTACATTAAGCCAGAACAGTTGAAATAA
- the purH gene encoding bifunctional phosphoribosylaminoimidazolecarboxamide formyltransferase/IMP cyclohydrolase, translated as MNKKALISVADKQGIVSFAKNLKELGYEIIATGGTQKLLIDNGIDTIKISDYTGGTESERVKTLDQRIAKEILETGEINLVVCNLYPFFKQEDKTLDEMIEYIDIGGVTLIRAAAKNYKKVGVLFAPSQYEDLIAAIKENRFDEGYRLNLARMAFDYIAWYDAVIANYFNPDFSQRHFFASGAELFIPMRYGENPHQKAGFYLNPLFRKHFEVLGGKELSYNNLLDAEIAFGAAMDFVENACAIIKHQTPCGVAIGDTLHEAYERAYMADTLSAFGGIVGLNKKVDAATAEAVSKTFYEVIIAPDYEPSALEILRSKKNLRLIKASPELLPQVTFKSVFNGILVQEADNKDFTEWQVVTKRAPSNYEAEALKFAWKVVKWVRSNAIVIANRGRTVGIGGGQTSRVGAVEIAVRNAGPQANGAVLASDAFFPFRDGIDAAARGKITAIIQPGGSKRDEEVIQACNEHDIAMVFTGYRHFRH; from the coding sequence ATGAACAAAAAAGCATTAATATCCGTTGCTGACAAACAAGGGATTGTATCATTTGCCAAAAATCTTAAAGAACTCGGTTACGAGATAATTGCCACCGGCGGCACACAGAAACTGTTAATTGATAACGGGATTGACACAATCAAAATATCGGATTATACCGGCGGGACCGAAAGCGAAAGAGTAAAAACATTAGATCAGCGCATTGCTAAAGAGATTCTTGAGACAGGTGAAATCAACCTCGTCGTCTGCAATCTCTATCCGTTTTTCAAGCAGGAAGATAAAACTCTTGATGAGATGATTGAATACATCGACATTGGTGGGGTTACCCTGATTCGTGCTGCGGCAAAGAATTATAAAAAGGTAGGGGTGTTATTCGCACCAAGCCAGTATGAAGATCTGATCGCGGCAATAAAAGAAAATCGATTTGATGAAGGGTACCGTTTGAATCTGGCACGGATGGCATTTGATTATATTGCCTGGTATGATGCGGTCATTGCCAATTATTTCAATCCGGATTTCAGTCAACGCCATTTCTTCGCAAGTGGAGCAGAATTATTCATTCCTATGCGCTATGGCGAAAATCCCCATCAGAAAGCGGGGTTTTATTTAAATCCCTTGTTTAGAAAGCATTTTGAAGTCTTAGGCGGAAAGGAACTTTCATACAACAACCTCCTCGATGCCGAAATTGCATTTGGTGCTGCGATGGATTTTGTTGAGAATGCCTGTGCAATCATCAAACACCAAACGCCCTGCGGTGTAGCAATAGGTGATACCCTCCACGAGGCATATGAAAGGGCTTATATGGCAGATACTCTTTCGGCATTCGGGGGAATTGTTGGTTTGAATAAAAAGGTTGATGCTGCCACTGCGGAGGCTGTAAGCAAGACATTCTACGAGGTGATAATCGCTCCGGATTATGAACCATCAGCCTTGGAAATCTTGCGGTCAAAAAAGAATCTCCGCTTGATCAAGGCATCACCAGAACTTCTGCCCCAGGTTACTTTTAAATCAGTCTTCAATGGAATACTCGTCCAGGAAGCCGATAATAAGGACTTTACAGAATGGCAGGTGGTGACAAAAAGGGCACCGAGTAATTACGAAGCAGAAGCTTTAAAATTTGCTTGGAAAGTGGTAAAATGGGTGCGCTCAAATGCGATCGTCATCGCGAACCGGGGACGGACGGTCGGAATCGGAGGCGGGCAGACTTCGCGGGTAGGAGCGGTTGAAATTGCCGTAAGGAATGCAGGTCCCCAGGCAAACGGTGCGGTCCTGGCTTCAGACGCCTTTTTCCCATTCCGTGATGGGATCGATGCCGCAGCAAGAGGTAAAATCACCGCGATAATCCAACCCGGTGGTTCAAAAAGGGATGAGGAGGTCATCCAAGCGTGCAATGAACATGATATCGCAATGGTCTTCACTGGCTATCGCCACTTCCGCCATTAA